Within the Miscanthus floridulus cultivar M001 chromosome 2, ASM1932011v1, whole genome shotgun sequence genome, the region GGAATGTATAGAGTGCACTTGAAACATTTTTGGTCAGTTTGTAGTTTTGAACTGCTACTAGGTAGAGGGGCAACAACATTCAAACAAATCATTGAATTGTATAACCTTAGTATATCACTTCAAGAGACAAAAATGCAGTTTGTTCGAACAAACAACGAAGCAGCAGAAAAGTGTTTTGCTATATCTCGAATTATACATATGGAAAAGACTCTTTCAACCTGTATGACTATACATGGATTTTTCTTTTACTTCCCGGATAGGGTACCCATCAAATGAATCAATTAAATAGGAACTCAGAATATTTGGAAATGAATGTAGTAACGGATTCTAACTACATCAAGTGTTGCTCGTTAAAACTCTGTAGTGTTATGATGCTACTCCACAAGGAAAGTGCAGGGCTTCAAGAACCAAAACATGCTGCTGGAGCTCCCTTCTGCATCACATGCACTTGTATTGCTCATATCCTTAACCCCAAAGGGTTGCCTCACAGCATCTTTTTTGCTCTCCAGATCCTTACTAGGGGTCCCCTTCTCCTAAAGAAAAGGAAATTACAGTATAATTAGATAACTCCGTGATCAACTTCAGATAAATACCTCATTGGTAATGGTTGGGCACAACAGCCCTAAAACTATATAATCACTGTGTTTGCCTTTTGTACAGAACAAAAATATGAGTTCAACTATGAGATGCACAAGCATTTACGATATGATCATCCACAATGAACATAAGATAAGTTGAAAAAACTATTTgaggtcatccactatgaggCTTACAATGAATACCAGGTTATGAACAAGCATCATTATtaggatttatagaaaatatgccTTGACATATAGTTAGTACATTCGGTAACATCTCATGACCTAATCTTTCACATGGTTCAACAAATTTAGTTTGTGAAGTATGGTGAACTGGGGTGATGCTAATTTAGCTCATCGTAGGATCTATTAAATCATCAGGGGAAGAAGCAGTCGTAGCCAATCATTTATTTTAGAGCAGAAGTCACTCTAATGTATTCTTCCATACTAAGATCTACAAAAGTGGACCATGCTTTTTGTGAACATTACATGCCCTTGAAGAATTTGAAGTCCCAGAAATGAAGACAGTAAAAATCAAGTAAACACTATGATTTAAAGCCACGGACACCGAGTAAGCAAATACTATAGCCATGCTGGATTCACCTTGAGTGGCTTCTTGAGTGGCGATCCTGCTGTGGCCACCCCTCCAGGTTTAACATTCTTAATGCGGTTTGGCGATGGGGATGGAAACCGTTGCGGAGTGGGCGGTGTTGCCTTCACTTCCTTCAGCACAGAGGGAGACCTTTGCTTCCCTGCTTCCACCTTCAGCCCCACTTTCTTTCCCTTCCTGCAGAAACCAACATCAGCGCCGTAAGCAACGATCAGTACAACCTATACGCATAAGTTTGCATTGGGATGACTATTTGCAAATTACATTGGGCTTGGACTCTTTTTCACTGTTTCTTGTCTCGCTACCTCCTTCACGGTATCTGCGGGAACTGGATTGCTGACGCTGGCATCAGGAGATACCTTCTCCATCAAATCGCTCGGATTCCTGCACGAATGAAACTGTCAAGGGCCTCATAGAGACAACCCGACAATTGAATTCCAGCATTCCTGCGATGAGGAGAGGTTTACATTGGGTTTGAGCTGTATTCCTCCTGTGTGTCTGTGACAGGCCGGCCGCCTCCAACCATCCGCTTCAGCTCATCGTAGAACTCCGAAATCTGGCCAAGTATATCCTTTCCAGAGAAGAGATTCCTCGCTGAGAGGGTGCTCTTGAGCTGCCTCGGCGGGGCGTACTTGTTGAGCAGCGCCTCCTTCTCAGAATTGTCCGGCCGCTTCTCCGCACTGGACTTGATGGCCTCCTTGGCATTCTTGTTCCACCGAGGGGCACCGAACGGCGGCCTACTACTTGGCGCCTGTCGTGGGGGCGGCGTGGCCAGCGCAGGGTCCTGGTTCTCGCTGTCCTCCTGGAACCTCTTCTTGGGCGCTGCCTTTGGCTTCGGCGGCGTGGAGGAGGCAACGGCTCCGCCGCCCCGCCACTTGAGATTGCTACTGCCGTCCCTGAACAACGCACGA harbors:
- the LOC136535640 gene encoding uncharacterized protein, whose amino-acid sequence is MEFMEPKDIDWSRVVSRYVRDETYEGIEAPHWADLTDPNAGRADVDDEAWFCRPDCRHPKTAEDFLKLSPSPKGKLLRSVSAMLPFAERDANATSLRDGSSNLKWRGGGAVASSTPPKPKAAPKKRFQEDSENQDPALATPPPRQAPSSRPPFGAPRWNKNAKEAIKSSAEKRPDNSEKEALLNKYAPPRQLKSTLSARNLFSGKDILGQISEFYDELKRMVGGGRPVTDTQEEYSSNPM